The Thunnus thynnus chromosome 22, fThuThy2.1, whole genome shotgun sequence genome includes a window with the following:
- the LOC137174786 gene encoding uncharacterized protein, with protein MTSLKFALFLTCLFLGRTALATNLKLSLSVHQESGFLSANVGDNVTLRCFYEGDVAAMFYWYKQTLGQKPQLISNFYKHDIKGTFNDEFKNDPRFTLDTENGKNHLMISNLRLSDSATYYCASSLLLKFEFAEGITVNVKGSGLNIQALVHHSASESIQPGGSVTLNCTLHTGTCDYGEHSVYWFKNSQESHPGIIYTHGGRNDQCERNNNTQTHTCVYNSPMRSLNLSHAVTDCAVASCGQILFGNGTKQKDEVGSLDSLVYFLSGALAFTTILVVLLAFSVCMMNKKNGCQCGEFERISASTPTNGEAYQDADNLHYAALRDNKVNRLRRQRDDTSSQCVYSSVRQ; from the exons ATGACATCTCTGAAGTTTGCTTTATTTCTGACTTGTCTGTTCTTGGGGAGAACAG ctCTAGCGACTAATCTTAAATTGTCCTTATCTGTACACCAAGAGAGTGGATTTTTATCAGCTAATGTTGGTGACAACGTGACTTTGCGATGTTTCTATGAAGGTGATGTAGCAGCGATGTTTTACTGGTATAAGCAAACTCTGGGACAGAAACCACAGCTCATCTCTAACTTCTATAAACATGATATAAAAGGCACTTTTAATGATGAGTTCAAGAATGATCCTCGCTTCACATTGGACACTGAAAACGGTAAAAATCACTTGATGATCTCAAATTTACGTCTTTCAGACTCGGCTACTTACTACTGTGCAAGTAGTCTATTATTGAAATTTGAATTTGCGGAGGGCATTACTGTCAATGTAAAGGGTTCAGGTTTGAACATCCAAGCTTTGGTCCATCACTCGGCATCTGAGAGCATCCAGCCAGGAGGCTCTGTGACTCTGAACTGTACATTACACACTGGGACCTGTGATTATGGAGaacacagtgtttactggttcaAAAACTCTCAAGAATCTCATCCAggaatcatttacacacatggagGCAggaatgatcagtgtgagaggaacaacaacacacaaacacacacctgtgtctaCAACTCGCCAATGAGGAGTCTGAATCTTTCTCATGCTGTAACCGACTGTGCTGTTGCCTCATGTGGACAGATACTGTTTGGAAACGGGACCAAACAAAAGG atgAGGTGGGCTCTCTAGATTCTCTTGTGTATTTCTTGAGTGGAGCTTTGGCGTTCACCACCATCCTGGTTGTTTTACTGGCTTTCTCAGTGTGCATGATGAACAAGAAAAACGGCTGCCAATGTGGAG AATTTGAAAGAATTTCAGCTTCCACCCCAACAAACGGAGAG GCTTATCAAGATGCAGACAACCTCCATTATGCTGCTTTACGGGATAATAAGGTCAACCGACTGAGAAGGCAGAGGGATGACACCTCGAGTCAATGTGTGTACTCCAGTGTGAGGCAGTAG
- the LOC137174561 gene encoding immunoglobulin kappa light chain-like: MTSPNFVFYLTCLFLGKMAQVTNLKWSSSVNQESGFLSVNVGEKLSLQCFYEVDVSSYLYWYKQTLGQKPRLISTFYVNEINGTFYDEFKNNPRFTLDTENGKNHLTISELRLSDSATYYCASSISYKFDFAEGAVVSVKGSGLNIQALVHQSASESIQPGDSVTLNCTVHTGTCNDGEHSVYWFKNSQESQPGIIYTHRGRNDQCERNNNTQTHTCVYNLPMKSLDLSHAGTYYCAVASCGQILFGNGMKLDLCNISLCLSANEVDSAVLVYFLSGALAFTTILSILLAFSVCMMNMINSFQSAESQERISASSTVNAKGYKDADNLYYAALSVNLTNRRRRQNQTWSECVYYSIK; this comes from the exons ATGACATCTccaaactttgttttctatctGACATGTCTGTTCTTGGGGAAAATGG CACAGGTGACCAATCTGAAATGGTCCTCATCTGTGAACCAAGAGAGTGGTTTTCTATCAGTTAATGTTGGGGAAAAGCTGTCTTTACAATGCTTCTATGAAGTTGATGTTTCATCATATCTGTACTGGTACAAGCAAACTCTGGGACAGAAACCAAGGCTCATCTCCACCTTCTATGTGAATGAGATAAATGGTACTTTTTATGATGAATTCAAGAACAATCCTCGCTTCACACTGGATACTGAAAACGGTAAAAATCACTTGACGATTTCAGAGTTACGTCTTTCAGACTCAGCTACTTACTACTGTGCAAGTAGTATATCATACAAATTTGACTTTGCAGAAGGAGCTGTTGTCAGTGTAAAGGGTTCAGGTTTGAACATCCAAGCTTTGGTCCATCAGTCGGCATCTGAGAGCATCCAGCCAGGAGACTCTGTGACTCTgaactgtacagtacacactggGACCTGTAATGATGGAGaacacagtgtttactggttcaAAAACTCTCAAGAATCTCAACCAggaatcatttacacacatagaGGCAggaatgatcagtgtgagaggaacaacaacacacaaacacacacctgtgtctaCAACTTGCCAATGAAGAGTCTGGATCTTTCTCATGCTGGGACCTACTACTGTGCTGTCGCCTCATGTGGACAGATACTGTTTGGGAACGGGATGAAGCTGGAC cTGTGTAATAtctctttatgtctctctgCAAATGAGGTAGACTCTGCTGTCTTGGTGTATTTCTTGAGTGGAGCTTTGGCGTTCACCACCATCCTCAGTATTTTACTGGCTTTCTCAGTGTGTATGATGAACATGATCAACAGCTTCCAATCTGCAG AGTCTCAAGAAAGAATTTCAGCTTCCTCCACAGTCAATGCAAAG GGTTACAAAGACGCAGACAACCTGTATTATGCTGCTTTAAGTGTGAACCTGACCAACAGACGAAGAAGACAGAACCAAACCTGGAGTGAATGTGTGTACTACAGCATAAAGTAG